Proteins encoded by one window of Cinclus cinclus chromosome 14, bCinCin1.1, whole genome shotgun sequence:
- the LOC134049755 gene encoding serine protease inhibitor Kazal-type 6-like translates to MRATGALVLLSLLLLSFFSVPDVAGQEIEEICREFVNRSVYCTRESNPHCGTDGVTYGNKCAFCKAVLRSGGKIRLKHLGKC, encoded by the exons ATGAGGGCTACAGGTGCCTTAGTGCTtctcagcctgctgctgctctctttcTTCTCAG ttCCAGATGTAGCAGGTCAAGAGATTGAAGAG ATCTGTAGAGAGTTTGTAAACAGAAGCGTGTACTGCACGAGGGAGTCCAACCCTCACTGCGGCACGGACGGCGTCACGTATGGGAACAAGTGTGCCTTCTGCAAGGCAGTGCT GAGAAGTGGAGGGAAAATAAGATTGAAGCACCTGGGGAAATGCTGA
- the LOC134049859 gene encoding LOW QUALITY PROTEIN: ovomucoid-like (The sequence of the model RefSeq protein was modified relative to this genomic sequence to represent the inferred CDS: deleted 1 base in 1 codon): MTSQGRGDAYKYWGGRRLRTIHRSLATDPHGTATTTTTNMKMANCAALLGLVLLGCLSDLAVAQRRASCSAYMLSGKTMNIACPRNYDPVCGTNGRTYPNECSLCRDFFRNRALDKKHDGRCVRVDCTGFLKPGSGYNIPCTMEFSPICGTNGITYKNKCHFCTAVAGGLEVNLQSYGECYQQQNTNFDCSQQKGSNLICTSEYNPICGSDGRTYGNKCQFCNAVSRSAGSLFFSHQGTC, translated from the exons ATGACTTCACAAGGTCGGGGAGATGCATATAAATACTGGGGAGGGAGAAGGCTGAGAACCATCCACAGA TCTCTGGCAACCGACCCACACGGAACAGCcactaccaccaccaccaacatGAAGATGGCCAACTGTGCTGCCCTTCTGGGGCTGGTCCTCCTTGGCTGCCTTTCTG ATCTTGCTGTTGCTCAAAGACGG GCCTCCTGCAGCGCCTACATGCTGTCTGGAAAAACCATGAACATCGCCTGTCCCCGCAACTACGACCCCGTGTGCGGCACCAATGGACGCACCTACCCCAACGAGTGCTCCCTCTGCAGAGATTTCTT ccGCAACCGTGCTCTTGACAAGAAACACGATGGAAGATGCGTTAGG GTCGACTGTACTGGTTTCCTGAAGCCTGGCAGTGGTTACAACATCCCCTGCACCATGGAGTTCTCTCCCATCTGCGGCACCAATGGCATCACCTACAAGAACAAGTGCCACTTCTGTACTGCTGTGGC GGGCGGCCTGGAAGTGAACCTGCAGAGCTACGGAGAGTGCTACCAGCAG CAAAACACAAACTTCGACTGCAGCCAGCAGAAGGGCAGCAACCTCATCTGCACCTCCGAGTACAACCCCATCTGCGGCTCCGACGGCAGAACTTACGGAAACAAGTGCCAGTTCTGCAATGCTGTCTC aCGCAGTGCTGGATCTCTGTTCTTCAGCCACCAGGGCACATGCTAA